A genomic segment from Bacillota bacterium encodes:
- a CDS encoding DUF1156 domain-containing protein, translating to MSDGPRLIERAFCLKQASLDSVHEKNVRHGHISTLHIWPARRPLAACRAALIATLLPDPDTAEERRNILEKLGGRVVEKVEKKKLPTGKVVDRVREETKGGILHWGREDGPALDWFREEIKKAYGDRAPRVLDPFAGGGAIPLEAMRLGCEVTAADINPVAWFILKCTLEYPQQLAGQKRPLPAFVLEDQEFMEQYCKAHPGVCGGGSKKGNQLRFAFADGERELTHWRGYPAPPQADLAWHVRAWGRWVLRNARRDLAQFYPTYADFEPLRPGETDYERRDSRLVPLQPDGTPDIEALNGEFSEQYLSDQRKPRWVPKPAVAYLWARTVQCKNCRALVPLLKTRWLCKKEKKRVVLTMEPNAERAGVVFGVQADVPLVGGNNAQRREHDRKAGSGTMSRSGATCPCCGTIMTMEDIRLEGQAGRLGAQMTAVVVDGQRGKEYRLPTPDEIRLAGEAEAELERVFAEIPFGLPDEPLPSKETLGFRVPLYGFDKWSKLFTPRQLLALGCFIKCVTVSRDNLSETVEKDNKWVEALASYLALLTEKLADRNSTQCIWISTNAEKPSGSFGRFALPITWDFVETVPWSNSAGGISGSLEHIVEYVDHALKACAKGSITTFQQSALKDHPSASFDAVVTDPPYYDAIPYSDLMDFFYIWLRRTMYGLSLDSERAFVQRLAPKWDHEENDGELIDDASRYGGDKPKSKAAYEEGMFQAFQALYRALKTDGRLVIVFAHKQPDAWEALVSALIRAGFVVTGSWPIQTERTGRVRAQTSAALSSSVWLVCRKRPETARPGWDNRVLDEMREGIYKRLHEFWDAGIRGPDFVWAATGPALEAYSKHPVVKKANEPGQTMSVTEFLRSVRRIVVDFVVGRVLSHDGEAEEADPLARVYLDDVTTYYLLHRHDFGMEDAPAGACILYAVSCGLSDRELADQYDILARTGGKETNGENGGSDDAEEGLESDADAGGKEGTGSKVRLKAWQARKRKGLGLDSGTRPAPLIDQVHHLMHLWKAGDVTRVDEYLDDRALRRNRLFHQLLQALIELAPPGNGERSLLESISNHVAARGLSRETGGLFV from the coding sequence ATGTCTGACGGGCCGAGACTGATCGAGCGCGCCTTTTGCCTGAAGCAGGCTTCCCTGGATTCCGTGCACGAGAAAAACGTGCGTCACGGGCACATCTCCACGCTGCACATCTGGCCGGCGCGCAGGCCCTTGGCGGCCTGCCGGGCGGCCCTGATCGCCACGCTGCTGCCCGACCCCGACACCGCCGAGGAAAGGCGCAATATTCTAGAAAAGCTGGGTGGCCGCGTCGTGGAGAAGGTGGAGAAAAAGAAGCTTCCCACTGGCAAGGTCGTCGACCGGGTAAGGGAAGAAACCAAGGGCGGCATCCTGCACTGGGGGCGGGAGGACGGCCCGGCTTTGGACTGGTTCCGGGAGGAGATCAAAAAGGCGTACGGGGACCGGGCTCCCAGGGTTTTGGACCCGTTCGCCGGCGGCGGGGCCATTCCTCTTGAGGCCATGCGTTTGGGCTGCGAGGTCACCGCCGCGGACATCAACCCGGTGGCCTGGTTCATCCTGAAGTGTACGTTGGAATACCCGCAGCAACTGGCCGGGCAGAAACGGCCGCTGCCGGCGTTTGTGCTGGAAGACCAGGAGTTCATGGAACAGTACTGCAAGGCCCACCCCGGAGTCTGCGGGGGAGGATCGAAAAAAGGGAACCAGCTGCGGTTTGCGTTTGCGGATGGTGAACGCGAACTGACCCACTGGCGTGGGTACCCCGCACCGCCCCAGGCGGACCTCGCCTGGCACGTCAGGGCGTGGGGCCGGTGGGTCTTGAGAAACGCCCGGCGGGACTTGGCCCAGTTCTACCCGACCTACGCCGACTTCGAACCGCTGCGGCCGGGGGAAACCGACTACGAGCGGCGTGACTCCCGGCTGGTACCCCTGCAGCCGGACGGCACCCCGGACATCGAGGCCTTAAACGGCGAATTCAGCGAGCAATACTTGTCGGACCAGCGAAAGCCCCGGTGGGTGCCGAAGCCTGCGGTGGCCTACCTTTGGGCGCGGACGGTGCAGTGCAAGAATTGCCGGGCGCTGGTGCCCTTGCTGAAGACGCGCTGGCTTTGCAAGAAGGAGAAAAAACGGGTCGTCCTGACGATGGAACCCAACGCGGAGCGGGCGGGCGTCGTCTTCGGCGTTCAAGCTGATGTTCCCCTGGTGGGGGGCAACAACGCCCAGAGGCGGGAGCACGACCGCAAGGCCGGCTCCGGCACCATGTCCCGTTCCGGGGCGACCTGTCCCTGCTGCGGCACCATTATGACGATGGAGGACATCCGGCTCGAGGGGCAAGCCGGGCGCCTGGGAGCACAGATGACCGCCGTGGTCGTGGACGGGCAACGCGGCAAGGAGTACCGGTTGCCTACACCTGATGAGATCCGCTTGGCGGGTGAGGCAGAGGCGGAGTTGGAGCGGGTGTTTGCGGAAATACCCTTTGGCTTGCCAGATGAACCTCTGCCTAGTAAGGAGACATTGGGATTTCGTGTTCCTCTTTACGGTTTTGACAAGTGGTCAAAACTGTTTACTCCACGCCAGCTGTTAGCGTTGGGATGTTTCATAAAGTGTGTCACAGTGAGTCGGGACAACCTATCGGAAACAGTCGAAAAGGATAACAAGTGGGTGGAAGCTCTTGCCTCCTACTTGGCATTGTTGACCGAAAAGCTCGCTGACAGAAACTCAACTCAGTGCATTTGGATATCGACAAATGCCGAAAAGCCCTCAGGAAGTTTTGGCCGTTTTGCCCTTCCAATCACCTGGGATTTTGTAGAGACCGTGCCATGGTCAAATTCTGCAGGGGGGATATCAGGTAGTCTTGAACACATTGTGGAATACGTTGATCATGCACTCAAAGCTTGCGCTAAAGGATCTATCACAACGTTTCAACAGTCTGCCTTGAAGGACCACCCCTCAGCATCATTTGATGCAGTAGTGACCGACCCACCATACTACGATGCCATACCGTATTCAGACTTGATGGATTTCTTCTATATATGGCTACGACGTACTATGTACGGATTGTCCTTGGATAGCGAGAGGGCTTTCGTTCAACGTCTGGCTCCAAAGTGGGATCACGAAGAAAACGATGGAGAGTTAATTGACGACGCCAGCCGCTACGGCGGGGACAAGCCAAAGTCTAAGGCAGCATACGAGGAAGGGATGTTTCAAGCGTTTCAAGCCCTTTATCGAGCACTCAAGACCGATGGACGACTTGTCATTGTCTTTGCCCATAAACAGCCGGATGCTTGGGAGGCCTTAGTGTCGGCTCTAATCAGAGCGGGCTTCGTAGTGACTGGGAGTTGGCCGATTCAGACTGAGCGGACAGGGAGGGTTCGTGCACAAACGTCGGCAGCACTATCATCATCGGTATGGCTCGTGTGCCGCAAGCGGCCGGAGACGGCCCGCCCGGGATGGGACAACCGCGTCCTGGACGAGATGCGCGAAGGTATCTATAAGCGCCTGCACGAGTTTTGGGATGCCGGGATCAGGGGACCGGACTTTGTCTGGGCGGCCACCGGGCCGGCCCTGGAGGCCTACAGCAAGCACCCGGTGGTCAAAAAGGCCAATGAACCGGGGCAGACGATGAGCGTGACCGAGTTCCTGCGGTCGGTGCGCCGGATTGTGGTGGACTTCGTGGTGGGGCGGGTCCTCTCCCACGACGGCGAGGCGGAAGAGGCCGACCCACTGGCGCGGGTATACCTGGACGACGTGACCACCTACTACCTGCTCCACCGCCACGACTTCGGGATGGAGGATGCTCCCGCCGGGGCGTGTATCCTGTACGCCGTCTCCTGCGGGCTTTCGGACCGCGAACTGGCCGACCAGTACGATATCCTGGCGCGGACCGGCGGCAAGGAGACGAACGGGGAAAACGGCGGGAGCGATGATGCGGAAGAGGGGCTGGAGAGCGACGCCGACGCCGGAGGCAAGGAAGGCACCGGCAGCAAGGTGCGGCTCAAGGCCTGGCAAGCGCGCAAGCGCAAGGGCCTGGGCCTGGACTCCGGTACGCGGCCCGCGCCCCTGATCGACCAGGTCCACCACCTGATGCACCTCTGGAAGGCCGGGGACGTGACCAGGGTGGACGAGTACCTGGACGACCGGGCGCTCCGCCGGAACCGGCTGTTCCACCAGCTGTTGCAGGCCCTGATTGAACTCGCCCCGCCGGGCAACGGGGAGCGCTCGCTGCTGGAGAGCATCAGCAATCATGTGGCCGCCCGCGGCCTGTCGCGTGAAACCGGGGGGTTATTCGTGTGA
- a CDS encoding DUF499 domain-containing protein produces MSRRPWQAWHEVVKIRDDLRTGELSLADFAADIYDVAMGSAKRVYQDPAEFFTLTYPTFNLRELAKDVLNRLAGKSAKAVRQLELTYGGGKTHTLITLYHLVSDPAGLPELPAVREFKEHAGIAPDPHQTARVPRARIACLAFDKLDVEKGMAVRDPGGARRWLKQPWSVLAWQLAGAEGLRLLHAEGLDAERESAPAENLLTELLAIPARDGLATLVLLDEVLMFAREKVSLDPAWRNRLQNFFQYLTQAAVKVDRCAVVASLLASDPRKSDALGKEIAKEMYDIFRREQEEGVQPVVKEDVAEVLRRRFFTADSIRDREAFRPHVVAALQGITSLDDQTRKEGQAAEERFLRSYPFHPDLTEVLYVKWTQLEGFQRARGVLRTFALALREAEKWDICPLITANVFLNAPGKEEISDAARELTTVAATEEYEGKRQEWAGILEGELAKARAVQGEMPALKSREVEQAVMATFIHSQPVGQKASTSELFALLGHTRPDRIELGKALQRWAELSWFLDEGLLGGGSGGAADGAVKDLPRAWRLGSKPNLRQMHSEAYRSIGEEAIEATLLDNIFKLKSLTAGASGAGAKVHNLPDRPRDVDDDGEFRFAVLGPRAASTVGNASVEAKRYIEETTAADRPRVYRNAVVLAVPSRDGLEVARNRIRDYLGWEEVRVMLKGQELDPVRSELLSGHVDAARKRIPDAVRQAYCLVVTVSEKNEIQAFKVTVEQEPLFNTIKADPRSRIQETPVSAEALLPEGPYNLWREGETSRRVKDLVGAFAQFPHLPKMLRRKEILDTLVQGARDGAFVLRAVRPDRSERTVWRQEPLDADLKDPALEVVLPEAAVLSEIRPELLLPGMLPDLWPEAREVGVTVGEVVEYFRGGKVTHVQRENYTEPVTIPGAGRAVVEAAVAGSVKTRKLWLTSGPASILGEDIPAGVLTDAAVLQVPPLPIPVTDLLPDAVPAAWSVGETTALGLLGALSQKAGKNLPWATVQDAIDGAIKGRYLERTIDSGAWPCDISGAQKVKLRVPAEVTPKPPVYPPPVYPPPPPPPPPGVKIAEDELTPAEIQDLAEIIGELAGGAVGHDLAFRLRITLGGEKDVPDEVVEKLNKLLSKVKDGYKLT; encoded by the coding sequence ATGAGCCGGCGGCCTTGGCAGGCGTGGCACGAAGTAGTGAAGATACGGGATGACCTGCGGACCGGGGAGTTGTCTTTGGCCGACTTCGCCGCAGACATCTACGACGTGGCGATGGGCAGCGCCAAACGGGTGTACCAGGACCCGGCCGAGTTCTTCACCCTGACCTATCCCACCTTCAACCTGAGGGAGCTGGCGAAGGACGTACTCAACCGGTTGGCCGGCAAGAGCGCAAAGGCGGTCCGGCAGCTGGAGCTGACCTACGGCGGCGGCAAGACGCACACCCTGATCACCCTCTACCACCTGGTTTCCGACCCGGCCGGGCTGCCCGAGCTGCCCGCGGTCAGGGAGTTCAAGGAGCACGCGGGGATTGCGCCCGACCCGCACCAAACGGCACGGGTACCCCGGGCCCGGATCGCATGCCTGGCTTTTGACAAGCTGGACGTGGAAAAGGGGATGGCGGTCAGGGACCCCGGAGGCGCCCGGCGGTGGCTGAAGCAGCCGTGGAGCGTGCTGGCCTGGCAGCTGGCCGGGGCCGAGGGGCTTAGGCTCCTGCACGCCGAAGGCCTGGACGCCGAGCGCGAGAGCGCCCCGGCGGAAAACCTCCTGACTGAACTGCTGGCCATCCCCGCCCGGGACGGCCTGGCCACGCTGGTGCTGCTGGACGAAGTGCTGATGTTCGCCCGGGAAAAGGTGAGTCTCGACCCGGCCTGGCGGAACAGGCTGCAGAACTTCTTCCAGTACCTCACCCAGGCGGCCGTGAAGGTCGACCGGTGCGCGGTGGTCGCGTCCTTGCTGGCCAGCGACCCGCGCAAGAGCGACGCGCTGGGCAAGGAGATCGCCAAGGAGATGTACGACATCTTCCGTCGCGAGCAGGAGGAAGGCGTGCAGCCCGTGGTCAAGGAAGACGTGGCCGAGGTGCTGCGCCGCCGCTTCTTCACCGCCGACTCGATCCGCGACCGCGAGGCTTTCCGGCCGCACGTGGTGGCCGCCCTGCAGGGGATCACCAGCCTCGACGACCAGACCAGGAAGGAGGGGCAGGCGGCCGAGGAACGCTTTTTGCGCAGCTACCCGTTCCATCCGGACCTGACCGAGGTTTTGTACGTCAAGTGGACGCAACTGGAGGGGTTCCAGCGTGCCCGGGGTGTATTGCGGACGTTCGCGCTGGCCCTGCGGGAGGCGGAGAAGTGGGACATCTGTCCGCTGATCACCGCCAACGTGTTCCTGAACGCGCCCGGGAAAGAGGAGATTTCGGACGCCGCCCGCGAACTGACCACCGTTGCGGCCACCGAGGAATACGAGGGGAAGCGGCAGGAGTGGGCCGGAATCCTGGAGGGGGAGCTGGCCAAGGCCCGGGCCGTCCAGGGGGAGATGCCGGCCCTGAAGTCCCGGGAAGTGGAACAGGCGGTGATGGCCACTTTCATTCACTCGCAGCCGGTCGGGCAGAAGGCGTCCACGAGTGAGCTTTTCGCTCTGCTGGGCCACACCAGGCCGGACCGGATTGAGCTGGGGAAGGCCCTGCAGCGCTGGGCGGAGCTGTCCTGGTTTCTCGACGAGGGGCTGCTGGGCGGCGGGAGCGGCGGCGCGGCGGACGGTGCCGTCAAGGACTTGCCCCGGGCGTGGCGCCTGGGTTCCAAGCCGAACCTGCGGCAGATGCACAGCGAGGCCTATCGGTCGATCGGCGAAGAAGCAATCGAAGCCACGCTGCTCGACAACATCTTCAAGCTCAAGAGCCTGACGGCGGGGGCGTCCGGGGCCGGGGCCAAGGTGCATAACCTCCCCGACAGGCCCAGGGACGTCGACGATGACGGCGAGTTCCGGTTTGCGGTTCTGGGGCCGAGGGCGGCGTCAACCGTGGGGAACGCCAGTGTCGAAGCCAAGAGGTACATCGAGGAGACTACGGCTGCGGATCGCCCCAGGGTCTACCGCAACGCGGTCGTCCTGGCCGTGCCCTCGCGGGACGGGCTGGAGGTGGCCCGGAACCGGATTCGGGACTACCTGGGCTGGGAAGAAGTGCGGGTGATGTTGAAGGGGCAGGAGCTGGACCCGGTACGGTCGGAGCTTTTGAGCGGCCATGTCGACGCCGCCAGGAAGAGAATACCGGACGCCGTCAGGCAGGCTTACTGCCTGGTGGTGACCGTCTCCGAAAAGAACGAAATCCAGGCTTTCAAGGTGACCGTGGAACAGGAACCGCTCTTTAATACCATTAAGGCTGATCCCCGTTCCCGCATTCAGGAGACGCCGGTCAGCGCCGAAGCGCTTTTGCCCGAGGGCCCCTACAACCTCTGGCGGGAGGGGGAGACCTCCCGGCGCGTGAAGGATTTGGTGGGTGCCTTTGCCCAGTTCCCCCACCTGCCGAAGATGCTCAGGCGCAAAGAAATCCTGGACACCCTGGTGCAGGGGGCGCGGGACGGGGCGTTCGTGCTCCGGGCCGTGCGGCCGGACCGTTCCGAGCGCACCGTGTGGCGCCAGGAACCGCTGGACGCCGATCTAAAAGATCCGGCGCTGGAGGTGGTGCTCCCGGAGGCGGCGGTGCTGTCCGAAATTAGGCCGGAACTCCTGCTGCCGGGTATGCTGCCGGACCTGTGGCCTGAGGCGCGGGAGGTCGGGGTCACGGTGGGGGAGGTGGTGGAGTATTTCCGGGGCGGAAAGGTCACCCACGTGCAGCGCGAGAACTATACGGAGCCGGTGACCATCCCCGGAGCCGGCCGGGCCGTGGTGGAAGCGGCCGTCGCCGGGAGCGTGAAGACGCGCAAACTCTGGCTGACCTCCGGACCGGCGAGCATCCTGGGCGAGGACATCCCGGCCGGCGTGCTGACGGATGCCGCCGTGCTGCAAGTACCGCCGCTGCCGATACCGGTTACCGACCTGCTGCCGGACGCCGTTCCGGCCGCCTGGTCGGTGGGAGAGACCACGGCGCTCGGCCTGCTCGGGGCACTGTCTCAAAAAGCCGGCAAAAACCTGCCGTGGGCTACCGTCCAAGACGCCATCGACGGGGCGATCAAGGGCCGCTATCTGGAGCGGACCATCGATTCGGGCGCGTGGCCCTGCGACATCAGCGGCGCGCAGAAGGTCAAGCTCCGGGTGCCCGCCGAGGTGACGCCGAAACCGCCGGTCTATCCACCTCCGGTTTACCCGCCGCCGCCTCCCCCGCCCCCTCCCGGCGTGAAAATTGCCGAGGACGAGCTTACACCGGCGGAGATTCAGGATTTGGCCGAGATCATCGGGGAGCTGGCGGGCGGCGCCGTTGGCCACGACCTGGCCTTTCGGCTGCGCATCACCCTGGGCGGGGAAAAGGACGTGCCGGACGAAGTCGTCGAGAAGCTGAACAAGCTGTTGAGCAAGGT
- a CDS encoding helicase-related protein: protein MKGIPDDYPDRVRRLRNRLGLSQARLAELLGVSFAAVNRWENAQSRPNRLAWGQILRVEQEGFDGFEKPPLVYGKTGYGGDAELAELRDEYKPFEHGAAPIDFSSHPEKVRAVVEAERLAYGHLFNPAFATEISLIDPLPHQRIAVYEHMLPQSRLRFLLADDAGAGKTIMAGLYIREMLARRLVHRVLIVPPAGLVGNWEREMRTLFSLPFRIVSGADSRSDNLFAGPDGDLVIVSVDTLRGRQTFGRLHQPGVEPYDLVIFDEAHKLSADRNPDLTVRKTDRYRLAEALAGASTDPEWQLPWCGHHLLLLTATPHMGKDYPYFCLWRLLEPELLSTVDAFHAFPAAVRGRYFIRRTKEEMVRFDGTPIYPTRVSDTLSYDLGAAEQRLYAETTSYIETYYNRARILNRSAARLAMSVFQRRLASSTYALKCSFERRLAKLDELIADIESGRISESQLLRLQRRIDETPDVHEQMTGDEEESQDGREENEVAEDKLLRGVVATSLAELQAERLQVEALLRLAGTVETADGEESKFDKLYEVLEDERFKDEKILIFTEHRDTLNYLVRRLEGLGFAGKVASIHGGMPYQEREEQVEFFRRPAAEGGATLMVATDAAGEGINLQFCWLMVNYDIPWNPARVEQRLGRIHRYKQLHDPVLLFNLVAGKTREGRVLKTLLTKLEAIRRELNSDKVFDVIGRLFEGVSLKDLVLQAVVENRTDEAVARIEGLLTPEQIRARQAQLDRILQSGGDVAVRLPDQQAKRDREELRRLLPGYVRRFIEKSAPLLGIGLEGDLETGFFLKPLKTGALDQLWPLLEAYEPEQRRRLTVYKPEPHDKAIYLHPGEPFFERYRLMVRERFAADARRGGVFLDPYADRPYFFHLFLVQVAREADPALPRAFAREERLEVRLVGLRQEETGEIRECPVEHLMLLRGGQGVPLEYAAFAGTMAAAGAQAQSYALEHVALPLAEARRRSLLASLPERREFLSRGYAYQDAELAQSRAKLAERVRAGDARAGRELKKVKERQKDLYHRKALALKVLEREPELIAPGELYELAHALVVPSTDPADKTRHDREVERVAVRVAWGYEEDRGCTVRDVSTPEAAVPAGLEAHPGFDLLSRHPDAEERAIEVKGRARIGDVELSENEWARACNLRNRYWLYVVYDCAGAHPRLLRIRDPFGKLLVRARGQVVIGEQEIFAAAEDD, encoded by the coding sequence GTGAAGGGTATTCCTGACGACTACCCGGACAGGGTCAGGCGGCTGCGAAATAGGTTGGGTCTCAGCCAAGCCCGGCTGGCCGAGTTGCTCGGCGTGTCCTTTGCCGCCGTGAACCGGTGGGAGAACGCCCAGTCGCGCCCCAACCGCCTCGCCTGGGGGCAGATTCTCCGTGTCGAACAAGAGGGCTTCGACGGGTTTGAGAAACCCCCGCTCGTATACGGAAAGACGGGTTACGGCGGCGATGCGGAGCTGGCCGAACTCCGCGACGAGTACAAGCCTTTTGAGCACGGTGCCGCGCCCATAGACTTCTCCAGCCACCCGGAAAAGGTGCGGGCCGTCGTCGAGGCGGAGCGCCTGGCCTACGGGCACCTCTTTAACCCCGCCTTCGCCACCGAGATCTCCTTGATCGACCCGCTGCCCCACCAGCGAATCGCCGTCTATGAACACATGCTCCCTCAGTCCCGCTTGCGCTTCCTGCTGGCCGACGACGCCGGTGCCGGCAAGACCATCATGGCCGGCCTCTACATCCGGGAGATGCTGGCCCGCCGGCTGGTGCACCGGGTGCTGATCGTCCCGCCCGCCGGCCTGGTCGGCAACTGGGAACGGGAGATGCGCACGCTCTTCAGCTTGCCCTTCCGCATCGTCAGCGGGGCCGATTCCCGGTCGGACAACCTGTTCGCGGGTCCGGACGGCGACCTGGTGATCGTCAGCGTGGACACCCTCAGGGGGCGGCAGACTTTCGGCCGCCTGCACCAACCGGGGGTGGAGCCGTACGACCTGGTCATCTTCGACGAGGCGCACAAGCTCTCCGCCGACCGCAACCCGGACCTGACCGTGCGCAAGACCGACCGCTACCGCCTCGCCGAAGCCCTGGCCGGGGCGTCGACCGACCCGGAGTGGCAGCTGCCGTGGTGCGGTCACCATCTCCTTCTGCTGACCGCGACGCCGCACATGGGCAAGGACTACCCCTACTTCTGCTTGTGGCGGCTGCTGGAGCCCGAACTCCTGTCCACGGTCGACGCGTTCCACGCCTTTCCCGCCGCGGTCCGCGGGCGCTATTTCATCCGCCGCACCAAGGAGGAAATGGTGCGCTTCGACGGCACCCCGATCTACCCCACCCGGGTATCGGACACCTTGAGTTACGACTTGGGGGCGGCCGAGCAGCGCCTCTACGCCGAGACCACGAGCTACATCGAAACCTACTACAACCGGGCGCGCATCCTGAACCGGTCGGCGGCGCGCCTGGCCATGAGCGTGTTCCAGCGCCGCCTGGCCAGTTCCACCTACGCGCTGAAATGCTCGTTTGAACGCCGGCTGGCCAAGCTGGACGAGCTGATCGCGGACATCGAGAGCGGGCGGATCTCCGAGAGCCAACTGCTCCGTCTCCAGCGCAGGATCGACGAAACGCCGGACGTCCACGAACAGATGACCGGCGACGAGGAAGAGAGCCAGGACGGCCGGGAAGAAAACGAAGTCGCCGAGGACAAGCTGCTCCGCGGCGTGGTGGCCACCTCCCTGGCCGAGCTGCAGGCCGAGCGCCTGCAGGTGGAAGCCCTGCTCCGCCTGGCGGGGACGGTTGAAACAGCGGACGGGGAAGAGTCCAAGTTCGACAAGCTCTACGAGGTGTTGGAAGACGAGCGTTTCAAGGACGAGAAGATCCTGATCTTCACCGAGCACCGCGACACGTTGAACTACCTCGTCCGGCGGCTGGAGGGCCTGGGCTTCGCGGGGAAGGTGGCGAGCATCCACGGCGGAATGCCCTACCAGGAACGCGAGGAACAGGTGGAGTTCTTCCGGCGGCCGGCCGCGGAGGGCGGCGCGACGCTGATGGTGGCCACCGACGCCGCCGGGGAGGGCATCAACCTCCAATTCTGCTGGCTGATGGTCAACTACGACATCCCCTGGAACCCGGCCCGCGTCGAGCAGCGGCTGGGCCGCATCCACCGCTACAAGCAGCTGCACGACCCCGTGCTCCTGTTCAACCTGGTGGCCGGCAAGACCCGGGAGGGCCGGGTCCTCAAAACGCTCTTGACCAAGCTGGAGGCCATCCGCCGGGAACTGAACTCCGACAAGGTGTTCGACGTTATCGGGCGGCTGTTCGAGGGGGTTTCCCTGAAAGACCTCGTGCTGCAGGCGGTCGTCGAGAACCGCACCGACGAGGCGGTGGCCCGGATCGAGGGCCTGCTCACCCCGGAGCAGATCCGGGCGCGGCAGGCGCAGCTGGACCGGATTCTCCAATCCGGCGGCGACGTGGCCGTGCGGCTGCCGGACCAGCAAGCCAAGCGGGACCGCGAAGAACTGCGCCGCCTGTTGCCCGGCTACGTCCGGCGCTTCATCGAGAAGTCCGCCCCGTTGCTGGGCATCGGCCTGGAAGGGGACCTGGAGACCGGCTTTTTCCTCAAGCCCCTAAAGACCGGGGCTTTGGACCAGCTCTGGCCGTTGCTGGAGGCGTATGAACCCGAGCAGCGCCGGCGGCTGACGGTGTACAAGCCGGAGCCGCACGACAAAGCCATCTACCTGCACCCGGGCGAGCCGTTCTTCGAGCGCTACCGCCTGATGGTGCGTGAACGGTTCGCCGCCGACGCCCGCCGGGGCGGCGTCTTTCTCGACCCCTACGCCGACCGGCCCTACTTCTTTCACCTCTTCCTGGTGCAGGTCGCCCGCGAGGCCGACCCGGCGCTGCCCAGGGCCTTCGCGCGGGAAGAACGGCTGGAGGTCCGCCTGGTCGGGCTGCGGCAGGAAGAGACCGGCGAGATCAGGGAGTGCCCGGTGGAGCACCTGATGCTCTTGCGCGGCGGCCAAGGCGTGCCCTTGGAGTACGCGGCCTTCGCGGGCACGATGGCGGCGGCCGGGGCCCAGGCCCAAAGCTACGCGCTCGAGCACGTGGCGCTGCCGCTGGCTGAGGCCCGGCGCCGGAGCCTGCTTGCGTCCTTGCCTGAAAGGCGGGAGTTTTTGTCCCGGGGCTACGCCTACCAGGACGCCGAACTGGCCCAGTCGCGGGCGAAGCTCGCCGAGCGGGTGCGTGCCGGTGACGCCCGCGCCGGCCGGGAACTGAAAAAGGTCAAGGAGCGCCAGAAGGACCTGTACCACCGCAAGGCCCTGGCGCTTAAGGTCCTGGAGCGGGAGCCGGAGCTGATCGCCCCGGGTGAGCTCTACGAGCTGGCCCACGCCTTGGTCGTGCCTTCCACCGACCCCGCCGACAAGACGCGGCACGACCGGGAAGTGGAGCGCGTGGCCGTCCGGGTGGCCTGGGGCTACGAGGAAGACCGGGGGTGTACGGTCCGGGACGTGTCGACGCCGGAGGCCGCGGTGCCGGCCGGCTTGGAGGCACACCCGGGCTTCGACCTTCTTTCCCGCCACCCCGACGCAGAGGAAAGGGCCATCGAGGTCAAGGGCCGCGCCCGCATCGGCGACGTGGAGCTCTCCGAGAACGAGTGGGCGCGGGCCTGCAACCTCAGAAACCGCTACTGGCTCTATGTGGTCTACGATTGCGCCGGTGCCCACCCGCGCCTGCTGCGCATCCGCGACCCCTTCGGGAAACTGCTGGTGCGGGCCAGGGGCCAAGTGGTGATCGGGGAACAGGAGATATTTGCGGCGGCCGAAGACGACTGA